The Glycine max cultivar Williams 82 chromosome 12, Glycine_max_v4.0, whole genome shotgun sequence genome window below encodes:
- the LOC100811301 gene encoding NAC domain-containing protein 72 codes for MGVPERDPLAQLSLPPGFRFYPTDEELLVQYLCRKVAGHHFSLPIIAEVDLYKFDPWVLPGKAAFGEKEWYFFSPRDRKYPNGSRPNRVAGSGYWKATGTDKIITTEGRKVGIKKALVFYVGKAPKGSKTNWIMHEYRLLDSSRKHNLGTAKLDDWVLCRIYKKNSSAQKVEANLLAMECSNGSSPSSSSHVDDMLESLPEIDDRCFTLPRVNSVRTMQQQDEKFGFQNMGSGFFTDWVNPTDLDSVSEFGSGCQTQGMVNYDCNDLFVPSVPPFGHSHVNYMVGAPPSEEEVQSGVRTQQADGAACFQQNPNARLLPGSGDPFGFGFIMGQQVEFGFRD; via the exons ATGGGAGTTCCAGAGAGAGACCCTCTTGCACAATTGAGCTTGCCTCCTGGATTTAGATTTTATCCCACTGATGAGGAGCTTTTGGTTCAGTACCTTTGCCGCAAGGTTGCTGGCCATCATTTCTCTCTTCCAATCATTGCTGAAGTTGATTTGTACAAGTTTGATCCATGGGTTCTTCCAG GTAAGGCAGCGTTTGGAGAGAAGGAGTGGTACTTCTTCAGTCCAAGAGACAGGAAGTACCCGAATGGTTCACGACCAAACAGAGTTGCGGGTTCTGGGTATTGGAAAGCCACTGGAACTGACAAAATCATCACCACTGAAGGTAGAAAAGTTGGCATAAAAAAAGCACTTGTTTTCTACGTTGGCAAAGCACCCAAAGGCTCCAAAACCAATTGGATCATGCACGAGTATCGCCTTCTCGACTCTTCCCGCAAACACAACCTCGGAACCGCAAAG CTTGATGATTGGGTTCTGTGTCGTATCTATAAGAAGAACTCAAGTGCGCAAAAGGTTGAGGCAAATCTTTTGGCTATGGAATGTAGCAATGGGTCATCACCTTCTTCATCGTCCCACGTGGACGACATGCTGGAATCGTTGCCGGAGATCGATGATCGGTGCTTCACCCTGCCGCGAGTGAACTCAGTCAGAACAATGCAGCAGCAGGACGAGAAATTCGGATTTCAGAACATGGGATCCGGGTTTTTCACCGATTGGGTCAACCCGACGGATCTTGATTCAGTTTCCGAATTTGGGTCGGGTTGCCAAACCCAAGGGATGGTGAATTATGATTGTAATGACTTATTTGTCCCTTCTGTGCCGCCCTTCGGCCACAGCCATGTAAACTACATGGTGGGGGCACCACCGTCCGAGGAGGAGGTTCAAAGCGGTGTGAGGACTCAACAGGCCGATGGGGCCGCATGTTTTCAGCAGAACCCAAATGCCCGATTGTTACCGGGCTCGGGCGACCCATTTGGGTTTGGGTTCATCATGGGTCAGCAAGTTGAGTTCGGGTTTAGGGACTGA